A stretch of Bradyrhizobium sp. AZCC 2262 DNA encodes these proteins:
- the kynU gene encoding kynureninase: MTDFTRTKSLFAIPDGLIYLDGNSLGPLPVAAADRVGRMIAEEWGKHLIKGWNVAGWMTQPRRIGDRIGRLIGAAEGTVVVGDTLSIKVYQALASALELNPSRRVILSDSGNFPSDLYIASGLLESLDRGHELKVVAPEHVEAAIDETIAVLMLTEVDYRTGRLHDMTTLTRRAHAAGALTVWDLAHSAGAIPVELEGVEADFAVGCTYKYLNAGPGAPAFIYVAPKHADTARPALSGWMGHQAPFAFDLDYRAGPGIERMRVGTPPIIAMAALDAALDVWDGISMTDVRHASIALADLFIHEVEGRCPELTLASPRDGKRRGSQVSFRHPDGYAIMQALIARDVIGDFRAPDLMRFGFTPLYIGEAEVRAAVEIIADVLTNRRWDTEDYRKKALVT, encoded by the coding sequence ATGACCGATTTCACGCGAACAAAATCCCTGTTCGCCATCCCGGATGGCCTGATCTATCTGGACGGCAATTCGCTCGGTCCCCTGCCCGTTGCAGCCGCCGATCGCGTCGGCCGCATGATAGCGGAGGAATGGGGCAAGCACCTCATCAAGGGCTGGAACGTCGCCGGGTGGATGACGCAGCCGCGGCGTATCGGCGACCGCATCGGCCGGTTGATCGGTGCTGCCGAAGGGACGGTGGTGGTGGGCGATACGCTGTCCATCAAGGTCTATCAGGCGCTGGCCTCTGCGCTCGAACTCAATCCGTCGCGGCGCGTAATCTTGTCGGACAGCGGCAACTTTCCTTCCGATCTCTACATCGCCAGCGGTCTGCTCGAATCGCTCGACCGCGGCCACGAGTTGAAGGTCGTGGCCCCCGAACACGTCGAAGCGGCCATCGACGAGACGATCGCGGTGCTGATGCTGACCGAGGTCGACTACCGCACCGGCCGGCTGCACGACATGACCACGCTGACGCGCAGGGCGCATGCCGCCGGCGCGTTGACGGTCTGGGATCTGGCGCATTCCGCGGGCGCGATTCCGGTCGAGTTGGAAGGTGTCGAAGCCGATTTCGCAGTTGGCTGCACCTACAAATATCTCAATGCCGGTCCTGGCGCGCCAGCCTTCATCTATGTAGCGCCGAAGCACGCCGATACGGCGCGGCCGGCGCTTTCCGGTTGGATGGGTCATCAGGCGCCCTTTGCCTTTGACCTCGACTATCGGGCCGGGCCGGGCATTGAGCGAATGCGGGTCGGTACGCCCCCGATCATTGCGATGGCCGCGCTCGACGCCGCCCTCGACGTCTGGGATGGCATCAGCATGACCGACGTGCGCCATGCATCGATCGCGCTCGCCGACCTGTTCATCCACGAAGTCGAAGGACGTTGTCCCGAGCTGACACTGGCTTCGCCGCGGGACGGAAAGCGGCGCGGCAGCCAGGTTTCGTTTCGTCACCCGGACGGCTACGCGATCATGCAGGCGCTGATCGCGCGCGACGTGATCGGCGACTTCCGCGCGCCGGACCTGATGCGCTTCGGCTTTACGCCGCTCTACATCGGAGAAGCCGAGGTTCGCGCGGCGGTCGAAATCATCGCCGACGTCTTGACCAATCGCCGCTGGGATACCGAGGACTACCGCAAAAAGGCGCTCGTGACATGA
- a CDS encoding TRAP transporter small permease, translating to MSTVEVHKQITADEIAHTFEDEVPKGADLSQYATEDWLALAIFWIMALAVFLQFFTRYVLNDSYAWTEEIATYCLIGVVFIGSAMCVRLSRHIQVDLIFRYLPHLPARALSTVIDLIRIAFFGYAIKLVWQFIQIIGDERMTTIKFQKGFVYYAVLLGFVLMFGRSIQVAVENWRRGYSILERPGAFDGTEG from the coding sequence ATGTCGACGGTTGAAGTTCACAAGCAGATCACGGCGGACGAGATCGCCCACACTTTTGAGGACGAGGTCCCCAAGGGCGCCGATCTCAGCCAGTACGCCACGGAAGACTGGCTGGCGCTCGCGATCTTCTGGATCATGGCGCTGGCCGTGTTCCTGCAGTTCTTCACCCGCTATGTCCTCAACGACAGCTATGCCTGGACCGAGGAGATCGCGACCTACTGCCTGATCGGCGTGGTCTTCATCGGCTCGGCAATGTGCGTGCGGCTGTCGCGGCACATCCAGGTCGACCTGATCTTCCGCTATCTGCCGCATCTGCCGGCGCGCGCGCTTTCGACCGTCATCGACCTGATCCGGATCGCGTTCTTCGGCTACGCGATCAAGCTGGTCTGGCAATTTATCCAGATTATCGGCGACGAGCGGATGACCACGATCAAGTTTCAAAAGGGTTTTGTCTATTACGCCGTGCTGCTCGGCTTCGTGCTGATGTTCGGCCGCTCGATCCAGGTCGCGGTCGAGAACTGGCGGCGGGGCTACTCCATTCTGGAGCGACCCGGCGCATTCGACGGAACGGAAGGGTAG
- a CDS encoding alpha/beta hydrolase has protein sequence MIFHQISDWSDAYANAPNIPGGERWPAAWVQPAQAYRDALQGSGRATLDVPYGERARNRFDLFAPEGRPKGLVVFVHGGFWKALDKSFWSHLARGSVEGGYAVAMPSYTLCPTVRISEITREIAAAVERAAAIVEGPLFLVGHSAGGHLVTRMISATSPLPDDVRARISHTVSISGVHDLRPLMKAAMNTDLRIDEAEALVESPALLEPMRDVRVTCWVGSAERPEFVRQNALLANIWTGLGAKTRTIEEPGRHHFDVIDGLADPCHQLTRTVLSP, from the coding sequence GTGATTTTTCATCAGATTTCCGACTGGAGCGACGCCTATGCGAATGCTCCGAACATTCCGGGCGGCGAACGCTGGCCGGCGGCGTGGGTGCAGCCCGCGCAGGCCTATCGTGACGCACTTCAAGGCAGCGGCCGCGCGACGCTCGACGTCCCCTATGGCGAGCGCGCACGAAACCGCTTCGATCTCTTTGCACCGGAAGGCCGGCCAAAGGGCCTGGTCGTCTTCGTCCATGGCGGATTCTGGAAGGCGCTCGACAAGAGCTTTTGGTCGCATCTCGCGCGCGGATCGGTTGAAGGCGGCTATGCGGTGGCGATGCCCTCCTACACGCTGTGCCCGACTGTGCGCATCTCCGAGATCACGCGCGAAATTGCCGCGGCCGTCGAGCGCGCCGCCGCGATCGTCGAAGGCCCGCTTTTTCTGGTCGGTCACTCTGCCGGCGGGCATCTGGTGACACGCATGATTTCGGCGACGTCGCCGCTCCCGGACGATGTCCGGGCGCGCATCAGCCACACCGTCTCCATTTCCGGCGTTCATGACCTTCGTCCATTGATGAAGGCCGCCATGAATACGGACCTCCGGATCGACGAGGCCGAGGCGCTCGTGGAGAGCCCCGCATTGCTGGAGCCGATGCGGGATGTGCGCGTGACGTGCTGGGTGGGCAGCGCGGAGCGCCCGGAATTCGTCCGCCAGAACGCGCTCCTCGCCAACATCTGGACCGGGCTCGGTGCGAAAACCCGCACGATCGAAGAACCCGGCCGGCATCATTTCGATGTCATCGACGGGCTCGCCGATCCCTGTCACCAACTCACCAGGACGGTGTTGTCTCCGTAG
- a CDS encoding L-idonate 5-dehydrogenase has protein sequence MTSMALAATLFGPEDLRMVERPLDPLASGMVRIRFGAGGICGSDMHYYRHARTGDFVVTSPLVLGHEIAGEVVEIAGSAPDVKVGDRVALNPSRWCGHCKPCRENRPNLCENIFFMGSASKTPHMQGGFASYFDAIPAQCVKIPDHVTYQAAALAEPLAVCLHAVARAGDVTGKRAVLFGAGPIGLLTMLAAQRAGIAETTVVDIAAAPLAFATRLGASHVVDISGGEEALKAEAAARPFDVAFEVSGTAAGLASAIGAVRRGGVVVQVGNLPGGQISVPANAVMAKEIDLRGSFRFGMEFFTAVELIADGSVDVLSLVTAQRPLSVAPDAVRLALDRSQSVKVVLTA, from the coding sequence ATGACATCGATGGCTTTGGCCGCAACGCTGTTCGGCCCGGAAGATCTGCGCATGGTCGAGCGGCCGCTCGATCCGTTGGCATCAGGCATGGTGCGGATTCGTTTCGGCGCCGGCGGCATCTGCGGCTCCGACATGCATTACTATCGCCATGCCCGCACCGGAGATTTCGTCGTGACCTCACCGCTGGTGCTCGGCCACGAGATCGCGGGCGAGGTGGTCGAGATCGCAGGCTCCGCGCCTGATGTGAAGGTCGGCGACCGCGTCGCCCTCAATCCGTCGCGCTGGTGCGGGCATTGCAAGCCGTGCCGCGAGAACCGGCCCAATCTGTGCGAGAACATCTTCTTCATGGGCTCAGCCTCGAAGACCCCGCATATGCAGGGCGGCTTTGCGTCCTACTTCGACGCCATCCCAGCGCAGTGCGTGAAGATTCCCGATCACGTGACGTATCAGGCGGCTGCCTTGGCCGAACCGCTCGCGGTGTGCCTGCATGCGGTCGCCCGTGCTGGCGACGTCACCGGCAAGCGCGCCGTGCTGTTCGGCGCCGGTCCGATCGGGCTTTTGACGATGCTGGCGGCGCAGCGTGCAGGGATCGCGGAGACGACTGTGGTCGATATCGCCGCGGCGCCGCTCGCGTTCGCCACACGATTGGGCGCCAGCCATGTCGTCGATATCTCCGGCGGCGAGGAGGCGCTGAAGGCGGAAGCCGCGGCGCGTCCGTTCGATGTAGCCTTCGAAGTCTCGGGCACCGCGGCGGGCCTTGCGAGCGCCATCGGCGCCGTCAGGCGCGGCGGCGTCGTGGTCCAGGTCGGCAATCTGCCCGGCGGGCAGATTTCCGTGCCGGCGAACGCTGTCATGGCCAAAGAGATCGACCTTCGCGGCTCGTTCCGCTTCGGGATGGAATTCTTCACCGCGGTCGAACTGATCGCCGATGGCAGCGTCGACGTGCTTTCGCTGGTGACGGCTCAGCGCCCGCTTTCGGTCGCACCCGACGCGGTGCGGCTGGCGCTCGACCGCTCGCAGAGCGTCAAGGTCGTGCTGACGGCTTGA
- a CDS encoding ABC transporter ATP-binding protein encodes MSDVPVLQVDGLVKHFAVTRGLIRRKIIGLVRAVEDVSFEIARGETLALVGESGCGKSTTGRLILRLMDPTSGSVRFKGKEIAELDKRELRRMRRHMQIIFQDPYASLNPRMTVGEILAEPLRVHEIGDDASRAARGRELLDIVGLSPEHARRYPHQFSGGQRQRIGIARALAANPDLIVCDEPVSALDVSIQAQIVNLLQNLQQRFGLSYLFIAHDLAVVKHISDRVAVMYLGKLVEISDKKTLYERPLHPYTQALLAAIPKPDPALRTKRVMLQGDVPSPFRPPTGCRFHTRCPHAQPRCSAEEPKLREAAPGHRVACHFFETLPAPTILARAGLAKGKFAERLAAFEAAKQGLKPSDAKLPGVFNGADGTTQFS; translated from the coding sequence ATGAGCGATGTTCCGGTTCTTCAGGTCGACGGCCTGGTCAAGCATTTTGCGGTCACGCGCGGCCTGATCCGCCGCAAGATCATCGGTCTTGTGCGGGCCGTCGAGGATGTCAGCTTCGAGATCGCCCGCGGTGAGACGCTGGCGCTGGTCGGTGAATCCGGCTGCGGCAAGTCGACCACGGGACGCCTGATCCTGCGTCTGATGGACCCGACGTCAGGCTCGGTGCGCTTCAAGGGCAAGGAAATCGCCGAGCTCGACAAGCGCGAGCTGCGCCGGATGCGTCGGCACATGCAGATCATTTTTCAGGACCCGTACGCCTCACTCAACCCGCGCATGACCGTGGGCGAGATTTTGGCCGAGCCGCTACGTGTCCACGAGATCGGCGACGACGCATCGCGCGCCGCGCGCGGCCGCGAGCTTCTGGATATCGTCGGGCTGTCGCCCGAACATGCCAGGCGCTATCCGCATCAATTCTCCGGCGGCCAACGCCAGCGCATCGGCATTGCGCGTGCGCTTGCTGCCAATCCCGACCTGATCGTCTGCGACGAGCCGGTGTCGGCGCTCGACGTCTCGATCCAGGCGCAGATCGTCAACCTGTTGCAGAATCTGCAGCAGCGCTTCGGTCTCTCCTATCTGTTCATTGCTCATGATCTTGCCGTCGTAAAACACATCAGCGACCGCGTCGCGGTGATGTATCTCGGCAAGCTCGTCGAAATATCGGACAAGAAGACGCTCTACGAGCGTCCGCTGCACCCCTATACCCAGGCGCTGCTGGCGGCGATCCCCAAGCCCGATCCCGCCTTGCGCACCAAGCGCGTGATGCTGCAGGGCGACGTGCCGAGTCCGTTCAGACCGCCTACCGGATGCCGCTTCCACACCCGTTGCCCGCACGCGCAGCCACGCTGCTCAGCTGAGGAGCCAAAACTGCGCGAGGCGGCGCCCGGCCATCGCGTCGCCTGTCATTTTTTTGAAACGCTACCAGCTCCGACCATCCTCGCGCGCGCCGGTCTTGCGAAAGGCAAATTCGCCGAGCGGCTGGCGGCCTTCGAGGCGGCGAAGCAAGGGCTGAAACCGTCAGACGCGAAATTACCCGGCGTGTTCAATGGCGCGGATGGCACCACGCAATTCAGCTAG
- a CDS encoding FadR/GntR family transcriptional regulator: MPLEAVEARRLYRQVADQLRALIDCGEYRVGSRLPTERDLAEQLKVSRPTVREALIALEVEGRVRIRVGSGIYVSEPAALAPPLPAAAEIEGPFELLRAREFLEGAIAEQAARVATSEDIARIDASLDAMATVQHPGEASMIHDRAFHVAVAGCLDNAVLVRVVGELFDQRLNPYFAKLAHYFENPKSWNAALAEHRAIRDAIAAHDAEAARVTMREHLARSQARFAQNFGTEASPASRVRARSG, translated from the coding sequence GTGCCGCTCGAAGCCGTGGAAGCGCGACGCCTTTATCGCCAGGTTGCCGATCAGCTCCGCGCCCTGATCGACTGCGGCGAATATCGCGTGGGCAGCCGGCTTCCGACCGAACGCGATCTGGCCGAACAGTTGAAGGTGTCGCGGCCGACGGTGCGTGAAGCGCTGATCGCGCTCGAAGTGGAGGGCCGGGTTCGGATTCGCGTCGGCTCCGGAATTTATGTCAGCGAACCGGCGGCGCTCGCGCCGCCCTTGCCGGCGGCGGCCGAGATCGAAGGCCCGTTCGAACTGCTGCGCGCCCGCGAATTCCTCGAAGGCGCCATCGCCGAACAGGCGGCACGGGTAGCGACATCCGAGGATATCGCGCGCATCGACGCTTCGCTGGACGCGATGGCCACCGTGCAGCATCCCGGCGAGGCCTCGATGATCCATGACCGCGCGTTTCATGTAGCTGTAGCCGGATGTCTCGACAACGCCGTGCTGGTCCGTGTGGTAGGCGAGTTATTCGACCAGCGGCTCAATCCCTACTTCGCCAAGCTCGCGCACTATTTCGAGAATCCCAAATCCTGGAATGCGGCGCTGGCCGAGCACCGCGCGATCCGCGACGCCATTGCCGCCCATGACGCGGAGGCGGCGCGCGTGACGATGCGCGAGCACCTGGCGCGGTCGCAGGCGCGCTTTGCGCAAAATTTCGGAACCGAAGCTTCGCCTGCCTCCCGCGTTCGCGCGAGGAGCGGCTGA
- a CDS encoding sialic acid TRAP transporter substrate-binding protein SiaP produces MAQTKLKWAHVYETSEPFHTASVWAAGEINKRTNGRYQIDVYPASQLGKETDINQGLSLGSVDMIISGSSFAAKSFPPIGVTYYPYTFRDADHLLAYTKSDVFKELTKGYEDKTGHHILAVTYYGVRHTSSNKPIKTCADMKGLKIRVPDVPAYLAMPRACGANTAPIAFAEVYLALQNGTVEAQENPLTTIEAKKFYEVQKHIVLTGHIVDHLNTVMSGALWKKLSEEDRKIFTDVAQEAAAKATAEIKTNEAKLVDFFKQKGLTVTEVNKDEFRDTVLKTVSFESFDYRKADWERIQAVK; encoded by the coding sequence ATGGCGCAGACCAAGCTCAAATGGGCTCATGTTTACGAGACTTCCGAGCCGTTCCACACCGCTTCCGTCTGGGCCGCGGGCGAAATCAACAAGCGCACCAATGGACGTTACCAGATCGACGTCTATCCGGCCTCGCAGCTTGGCAAGGAAACCGACATCAATCAGGGGCTTTCGCTCGGCTCGGTCGATATGATCATCTCGGGCTCGAGCTTTGCGGCCAAGAGCTTTCCGCCGATCGGCGTGACCTACTATCCCTACACCTTCCGCGATGCCGACCATCTCCTGGCCTATACCAAGAGCGACGTCTTCAAGGAGCTTACGAAGGGCTACGAGGACAAGACCGGCCATCACATCCTGGCGGTGACTTATTACGGCGTGCGCCACACCTCGTCGAACAAGCCGATCAAGACGTGCGCCGACATGAAGGGCCTCAAGATTCGCGTGCCCGATGTGCCGGCCTATCTCGCGATGCCGCGCGCATGCGGCGCCAATACCGCGCCGATTGCGTTTGCCGAGGTCTATCTCGCCCTGCAGAACGGCACCGTGGAGGCCCAGGAAAATCCGCTCACGACCATCGAGGCCAAGAAGTTCTACGAGGTGCAGAAGCACATCGTGCTGACCGGCCACATCGTCGATCATCTCAACACCGTGATGTCCGGCGCGCTCTGGAAAAAGTTGTCCGAGGAAGACCGCAAGATCTTCACCGACGTCGCGCAGGAAGCGGCAGCAAAGGCGACCGCCGAGATCAAGACCAACGAAGCCAAGCTGGTCGATTTTTTCAAGCAGAAGGGCCTGACGGTGACGGAGGTCAACAAGGACGAATTCCGCGACACCGTGCTCAAGACCGTGAGCTTTGAGAGCTTCGACTACCGCAAGGCCGACTGGGAACGCATCCAGGCGGTCAAATAG
- a CDS encoding mannitol dehydrogenase family protein has translation MSSETPKNHVSGPKDGDFRLSDATLDKLPGQIRRPAYDRARVTPGIVHLGIGAFHRAHQAVVIDDLLAGGATDWGIVGASLRSSETRDALAPQDCLYTLAVRSGAGTDHRIIGSVLACEVANEKPAPLVARLTHPATRIVSLTVTEKGYCHTPQTGDLDEHHPDIVHDLQNADTPRSAIGFLVAALARRRIAGAAPFTVLSCDNLSANGHTVGRIVTQFAALRSRNLAEWIEAEVAFPSTMVDRIVPETTDLDRSEISSALGMIDAWPIVTEPFTQWIVEDRFPAGRPDFAAAGVQLVSDVTPFEHMKLRLLNASHSALAYLGYLAGHETIAATMTDLRFAAFARQVMQDAAPTLAMPEGTDLAAYGASLLQRFSNPALHHRTWQIAMDGSQKLPQRLLGTMQDRLRLGLSIDTHALAVASWMRYVTAKDEQGRAIDVRDPLARELAEIAERAGPYAERLAPALLEVHSIFGNLGSDPRMRNAVTAALAKLYALGARQTVQTFQPA, from the coding sequence ATGTCAAGCGAAACGCCAAAAAATCACGTTTCCGGCCCGAAAGACGGCGATTTCCGCCTGTCCGACGCCACCCTCGACAAACTGCCCGGCCAGATCCGGCGTCCGGCTTATGACCGCGCGCGCGTCACGCCCGGCATCGTTCACCTCGGAATTGGCGCGTTCCACCGGGCACACCAGGCGGTGGTGATCGACGACCTCCTTGCCGGCGGCGCGACGGATTGGGGAATCGTCGGAGCCAGCTTGCGCAGCTCGGAAACGCGCGATGCCCTCGCCCCGCAGGATTGCCTTTACACGCTGGCCGTTCGTTCCGGCGCGGGCACCGATCATCGGATCATCGGTTCGGTTCTCGCATGCGAGGTCGCCAACGAGAAACCCGCCCCCTTGGTCGCACGCCTGACCCACCCGGCCACCCGCATCGTCTCGCTGACGGTCACCGAGAAGGGCTATTGTCACACGCCGCAAACCGGCGACCTGGACGAGCATCATCCCGACATCGTTCATGACCTGCAAAATGCGGACACGCCGCGCTCGGCCATCGGATTCCTGGTGGCTGCGCTGGCGCGCCGGCGGATTGCCGGTGCGGCCCCCTTCACCGTTCTGTCCTGCGACAATCTCTCCGCCAACGGCCATACCGTCGGGCGCATCGTGACGCAGTTCGCCGCCTTGCGATCGCGCAATCTCGCCGAGTGGATTGAAGCCGAGGTGGCCTTCCCTTCGACCATGGTGGACCGGATCGTGCCGGAGACCACCGACCTCGACCGATCAGAGATTTCCTCCGCGCTCGGCATGATCGACGCGTGGCCTATCGTCACGGAACCATTCACGCAATGGATCGTCGAAGACCGCTTTCCGGCCGGGCGGCCGGACTTCGCAGCCGCAGGCGTGCAATTGGTTTCGGACGTAACGCCGTTCGAACACATGAAGCTGCGGCTGCTCAACGCCAGCCATTCGGCGCTGGCCTATCTTGGCTATCTCGCCGGCCATGAAACCATCGCTGCAACCATGACCGACCTTCGCTTTGCGGCGTTTGCCCGGCAGGTGATGCAGGACGCGGCGCCGACACTCGCGATGCCTGAAGGGACCGATCTTGCGGCCTATGGCGCATCGCTGCTGCAGCGCTTCTCCAATCCCGCCCTGCACCATCGCACCTGGCAGATCGCGATGGACGGATCGCAGAAACTGCCGCAGCGCCTGCTCGGCACCATGCAGGACCGGCTGCGACTGGGCCTTTCGATCGACACGCATGCGCTCGCGGTAGCGAGCTGGATGCGCTACGTCACCGCAAAGGACGAACAGGGACGCGCCATCGACGTACGCGATCCGCTTGCCAGGGAACTGGCTGAGATCGCCGAGCGCGCCGGCCCATACGCGGAGCGCCTTGCGCCCGCGCTGCTGGAGGTGCACTCCATTTTCGGCAACCTCGGCAGCGATCCTCGCATGCGCAACGCCGTCACCGCGGCGCTCGCAAAACTCTACGCCCTGGGGGCACGACAGACGGTGCAGACGTTTCAGCCAGCATGA
- a CDS encoding TRAP transporter large permease → MLLLLGGFLLLMLIGVPVALAMAVSSLVYILVTGITPDVTLAQRMIAGVESFPLLAVPFFILAGNLMNIAGVTGRIYKFAVALVGWMRGGLGHVNIIGSVIFSGMSGTAIADAAGLGTIEIKAMKDHGYSTEFSVGVTAASATLGPIIPPSLPFVIYGMMANVSIGALFLGGVIPGVVMTLFMMATVAFFAHRNGWGSDSPFSWPQLGSAALEIFIVLAFPMVVWLLVVSGMSVNMAVGIGLVALLALDWYFDFSAVMALMAPVILIGGMTLGWFTPTEAAVAAVIWSLFLGLVRYRSMTLQTVAKATFDTIETTASVLFIVTAASIFAWLLTVSQAAQTLTDVMLGITHNKWVFLLLANILILFVGCFIDTIAAITILVPILLPIVLKLGIDPIHFGLIMTLNLMIGLLHPPLGMVLFVLARVAKLSVERTTMAILPWLVPLLLALVAITYIPELTLWLPKYMGLSK, encoded by the coding sequence ATGCTGCTGCTGCTTGGGGGATTTCTGCTGCTGATGCTGATCGGCGTTCCCGTTGCGCTCGCCATGGCGGTGTCGTCGCTGGTGTATATTCTGGTCACGGGCATTACGCCCGATGTGACGCTGGCGCAGCGCATGATCGCCGGCGTCGAGAGCTTTCCGCTGCTCGCCGTGCCGTTCTTCATTCTCGCCGGCAATCTCATGAACATCGCCGGCGTAACCGGGCGCATCTACAAATTTGCGGTCGCGCTGGTGGGCTGGATGCGCGGCGGTCTCGGTCACGTGAACATTATCGGTTCGGTGATCTTCTCCGGCATGTCCGGTACCGCGATTGCGGATGCCGCGGGGCTCGGCACCATCGAAATCAAGGCGATGAAGGATCACGGCTATTCGACGGAGTTTTCCGTCGGCGTGACCGCGGCCTCCGCCACGCTCGGCCCGATCATCCCGCCCTCGCTGCCTTTCGTGATCTACGGCATGATGGCGAACGTCTCGATCGGCGCGCTGTTCCTCGGTGGCGTCATTCCCGGCGTGGTCATGACCTTGTTCATGATGGCAACGGTGGCCTTTTTCGCCCACCGCAACGGTTGGGGCAGCGACTCGCCGTTCTCATGGCCGCAGCTCGGCTCGGCGGCCCTGGAAATCTTCATTGTGCTGGCTTTCCCGATGGTGGTCTGGCTCCTGGTCGTCAGCGGGATGTCGGTGAACATGGCCGTCGGGATCGGTCTGGTGGCGTTGTTGGCGCTCGACTGGTATTTCGATTTCTCCGCCGTGATGGCGCTGATGGCGCCGGTCATCCTGATCGGCGGCATGACGCTTGGCTGGTTCACGCCGACGGAAGCCGCCGTCGCCGCGGTGATCTGGTCGCTGTTCCTGGGCCTCGTGCGCTACCGCTCGATGACGCTGCAGACGGTCGCGAAAGCGACATTCGACACCATCGAAACCACGGCATCGGTGCTGTTCATCGTCACCGCGGCCTCGATCTTCGCCTGGCTGCTGACGGTGTCGCAGGCGGCGCAGACGCTGACCGATGTGATGCTCGGGATCACCCACAACAAATGGGTGTTCCTGCTGCTGGCGAACATCCTGATCCTGTTCGTCGGCTGCTTCATCGACACCATCGCCGCGATCACGATATTGGTTCCGATCCTGCTGCCGATCGTTCTGAAACTGGGCATCGACCCCATTCATTTCGGCCTGATCATGACGCTGAACCTGATGATCGGCTTGCTGCATCCGCCGCTCGGCATGGTGCTGTTCGTGCTTGCGCGCGTGGCGAAACTGTCGGTCGAACGCACGACCATGGCGATCCTGCCGTGGCTGGTGCCGCTACTGCTGGCGCTCGTCGCCATCACGTACATCCCGGAGTTGACGCTCTGGCTGCCAAAATACATGGGACTCTCAAAATGA
- the uxuA gene encoding mannonate dehydratase has product MLQGWRWYGPNDPVSLDDIRQAGATDVVTALHQVPIGEAWTRAAVEERKNLIENSQPGRSQLTWSVVESIPIPDDVKRLGGNATRSIESWVASLEAVAASGIKIICYNFMPVVDWCRTDLEWELPNGAKAMRFDQERFAAFDLHILERPEAPAEYSEAARRRAKEVYSGMTQADIDVLVTNIASALPGSTTDPLTIPQFRDRLQQYRGIDSAVLRRHLSEFLARVTPVAEALGVTLTLHPDDPPRPLFGLPRIASSAEDYQALFDAVPSKANGICFCTGSLGVRAENDLPAMAKRFAARVGFAHLRATKREADGLSFFESDHLDGDVDMIAVLKALLTENRKRSPDNQIVFRPDHGHRMLDDLAETKRTNPGYTAIGRLRGLAELRGAIRAIEHAG; this is encoded by the coding sequence ATGTTGCAGGGATGGCGGTGGTACGGGCCCAATGATCCCGTGTCGCTCGACGATATCCGCCAGGCCGGCGCGACCGACGTGGTGACGGCGCTGCATCAGGTGCCGATCGGCGAGGCCTGGACGCGTGCCGCCGTCGAGGAGCGCAAGAACCTGATCGAGAACAGCCAGCCCGGCCGTTCGCAGCTCACCTGGTCGGTGGTGGAATCGATTCCGATTCCTGATGACGTCAAGCGGCTCGGGGGCAATGCGACACGTTCGATCGAGTCCTGGGTCGCGAGCCTCGAGGCAGTCGCCGCGTCCGGCATCAAGATCATCTGCTACAATTTCATGCCGGTCGTGGACTGGTGCCGCACCGATCTCGAATGGGAGCTGCCGAACGGCGCCAAGGCGATGCGTTTCGACCAGGAGCGGTTTGCGGCGTTCGATCTGCATATACTGGAGCGCCCCGAGGCGCCGGCCGAGTATTCCGAGGCCGCGCGGCGTCGCGCCAAGGAAGTCTATTCGGGGATGACGCAGGCCGATATCGATGTCCTCGTCACCAACATCGCTAGCGCGCTGCCGGGCTCCACGACCGATCCGCTGACGATCCCGCAGTTCCGCGACCGCTTGCAGCAATATCGCGGCATCGATTCCGCGGTGCTGCGCCGGCACCTCAGCGAGTTCCTCGCGCGCGTGACGCCGGTCGCCGAAGCCCTCGGCGTGACGCTGACGCTGCATCCGGACGATCCGCCGCGGCCGCTGTTCGGCCTGCCGCGCATTGCATCTTCCGCGGAAGACTATCAGGCGCTGTTCGATGCCGTGCCCTCCAAGGCCAACGGCATCTGTTTCTGCACCGGCTCGCTCGGCGTGCGCGCGGAAAATGATCTGCCCGCGATGGCCAAACGCTTCGCGGCGCGCGTTGGTTTCGCGCATTTGCGGGCGACCAAGCGGGAAGCCGATGGTTTGTCGTTCTTCGAATCCGATCATCTGGATGGCGATGTCGATATGATCGCGGTCTTGAAGGCGCTGCTCACCGAGAATCGCAAGCGTTCGCCGGATAACCAGATCGTGTTCCGGCCGGACCACGGCCATCGCATGCTCGACGATCTCGCAGAAACAAAACGCACCAACCCCGGCTATACCGCGATTGGGCGCCTGCGAGGGCTAGCTGAATTGCGTGGTGCCATCCGCGCCATTGAACACGCCGGGTAA